CTTTACACATCTAGAAGGGTAAAGTGCATCCCACTCCACACCAGATCTGAATATTCCCACCCCACACCAGATCTGGCTTCTGTTTTCAATACAGTACAAACCTAGCATGGAGAGACAATAGATCGCTCATTACTCCCATACTGCTAACAGAATACCCATGGATTTGAATGCTTAGAGTTGCTAGAGGGTCTTGTCTGCCTCCCAAACACCACCTTATTCCCTTTAGGGCACACTAGCTCTGACCATACCCCTATGGactctggttaaatgtagtgcactatctaggcaataggatgccatttgagatgcCCGTTTGTCTGAGCGAGGGAGGGAGTTTACCCAGTTGTGTGTGTTGATGCTCTTCTCCAGTAGCTTCTCCTGCAGCAGCTCTCCAGTGCCGCCTGGTTCTCCAAACTTCCCCACAATGGATTTAGTCTTCTGGTACTGTTCCTCCTTCACCAGGTGTTTAATACTGGTCAGGTACATGTCCAGGGTCTGCTTCAGGGGTGGGACAGGCACCTTGGGCAGGACCTAGAGTCGTggagatcaatcaatcaatcactctctctctctctctctctctctctcctctcttctctctcatctatcAAGCAATTAATCAATCTATCCAATTTATTCATAAAGCTCTTTTTACATCAGTAAGTGGCAACAAATGTGTGTTACTGTACATTAACCAAGCCTATACCCCAAAGGGCAGGCAGTTATTGTAATGATTGGGATAAACATTGGACTCATTGAGGCTGCACCCAAAAGGACAACATGTGTTCATCAGTGTAAGGAAGCTGTTGTCCTGTCTGTAGGCATTTATTCATTAGTCGGAGCATTACAGCTCGTATTTGCTTCCTGAAGTGTATCTTTAAAGCTTGCATTCATAGAACCTGAGTAAATTATTAATTCAAACCGCTTGAAGCCACGTCGAGAATGAATTTTACAGCGTCCTGTGGGAAACGAAAATTATGCCTTTGATCGAAACAGCTAAGGTTATTTTATATtgaataaaatgctaattaaatgTTTACGGAGTTACTGTGTTGATTAATAATTTGTTTGTTGGGTCCGATGTGTTGGAATCCGTCTGTCATTGTGGTCAATGTAACTTGTGAGAGTGGGTTACCTACATCAAATGTGAATCAGGTATGATTGAACGCATAGGTTGGTAATGTTATAACTCGGAATTTGCTCCAAGAAAATGGCCACTCTCGGGGAGATACATTAGAATCGGTTCGTTCTGAATTCAATTGAATTTAGGCTTACTTAATTGATCCCCCAGTCGGCAACTGAAGTTTCACTCCGTGGGCACGTGCTTCGTTCATATTCATCATAACCTAAACCAATGTTGCTAGGTACTTTCTGGTAGCATAGGCTAAACTGCTCGGGCAACGGAAAAGTTAATTGTTGAGAACCCTTTTGACTTCCCAGATTACTTCACCATGGGATTTCTCACAATTCGCAGAATGTGTATCTCTGTTGCTACAATTATGCACGGGGACTGCATCTTCTTTGGTGATTTAGTTGGTATCTTCCTACAAAACAGCCTGGATAAATTGGCCTTTACATGTAATAGGTTTAGAATTTGAAAAGTAATTTGAGTGCATTGTAGGCCTATCACGGTTTACAACTCTTTCCTTTTGGTAGGTAGTGTGACATAGTCAAATTTTATTCTGCATCACTTGTTTTGATAGTTTCCATTTGGGATAATACAAGTGTAGTACTTCCAGCCTGTCAATTCTCTAGTTCTTGCCCCTAGCGGTCAGCACGAGGACACAGTAGAAATATTCGCGTTTCAAAACCATCctcttttcagcaccacggacagcgcCTGTATCTGTTACACTAGCAGTGGTTGACAAGGTTGTTGCTCCCAtacttttcagcaccacggacagcgcCTGTATCTGTTACATTAGCAGTGGTTGACAAGGTTGTTGCTCCATACTTTTTCCAATGATAAAATCAGTGCGTTAGTTCTGTAATCCACTTATGAAAATCCCTTCTCactaaatgtataaaaaaatatatttaaaaaagagCAAGCCGAATTTGTAACAATAAATACATAATTTTGTAGACTATACAATTACTATACAAAACGAATTCCCTAAAATAGCCTTTCAGCAATGGTATGTTGCCAGTCACAAATAACCATGTTACAAAACAGCAACAGTATGAAAATAATGAAGTAAAGCAAAGCAACGTGATTCTACATGCTGGATTCTAAATCAATAAATGAATATCGATTAAGCTATTGCTTTTGCAACCCACCTGAATAACATATTTGTCTCTGACCTTATAAGCAGATAAAGCCTTCATTTAAATATACCGGCAGAGATAAAGGATATTAAGGAATAACTGATGGTAAAATACCAAGGAATATCCTTCATTACACTCAGAATGAAACAAAATCGAATGTAACGAAAAGCGTTTCTTACATAGCTTTCCCTGCGGCCTTTCGGCGGCTCTCTCTCCACGATAGGCATGCTGTTTCCCGGTCTGGATCAGTCAGGTGAAAGTAATTTGAAAACCCTCAAGAGTTGGTTGAAGTTCAACCTCTTGAACGAACCCAGTACATCCAAATCATTCAGGGGGAAGAAAAAAGGAGGATTACGGTGAAATTGATTAGACTATATCTTAGAACTGTAACTGTGAAGTTATAATTATCAGTGAGATTTAAAAACGAAAATCCTTAGTGCCAATATGAATCACTGTTAAATATAATACATTATTGTATAAACACAGGCTACATAACCACCAACACAATCTTTCCACAAGTATTAATCGACGAGCTGTCTCCTTCCAAGTCATCCAAACAAAGCACTTCATGCATCAGTTAACTTGCTGAACTAGCCATACTTGTGAATAATGAGGATAAGGAAAACGATTTCCGCTTACCTGAGCAATCCTTTTCTCCTGAAGAGGTCCAAAATGTTTGCAACTAGATGACAGTGTTCCGGATCCGTGTTCATAGAACTCCTTTGACGCGAAGGAATGTTCtttcacctctctgtctcagtctccaaGATATCCACGCCTACTTCAGACCCATTGCAAGGCTTTGACTTTTAGAGAACACTTGCTTAGTAAAGATGCTCTAGGTGGGGTTTGTCTCTactcactgggcacagacgtcaattcaacgtctattccacgttggttcaacgtgatttcattgaaatgacgtggaaacaacgtttattcaaccagtttgtgcccagtgggtacttACCCCCGCAGGCAGCAAACTCCTCCCATCGAAATCTATTTGTGGAACATATTATTTGACAGCTTGCCTTGCCCCTGACCACCTCTGACAAAGTAGGAAAATGATCTTGAAATAGTAGTTGTTACTAGCAGGGTAGCCGGTAGGACTTTATCGAGTGTGTCGGATCTAGGAAATAAGGTGGCTTTCCGAGTTTGAGAGCTGAAAATCAAAGAATAACTTGACTACCTATACTTGGTTGTTGAGTGAACAATATTGTTAGAACCGTTCTCCATGTAGGCGTCAGCTGCGAAGCGTTTTCACAGAGCAACAATGTCAACTTTCAGAACAATGGACAGTGCTGGGAGCCAGCTTGTTGCACTATGTCTTTACGCAGAACCAAGTATACGTTTACATTACGATATATGAGCTACATCATTCCTAAATAATAAGAATGTGATTCGCATACTGTCGCTGCtcgctctttctcccctctcactcactcacacacccacaacacacgcACTCTCGCTCTCTGGCTCTCGTGCGTAATTGCACTGAACAAAATTATGTAATCAATAAAAATCCACAGTGAAACGATTAGTTGGATGAAGTATCATATTCAACACCCGTACTTCAAAACAATTCATTGATTATCTTTACAGTATGGGTTGAATAACAATCCACCCCTGTAACTGTCATTTTCTCACACATCTCTGACTGCAAAGCGTTTACTCGAAAGTCCAAATTACTCACAGATATTGTGCCATATTGTGCCAATAATGTTTGTAGCAGAGATGACTAAATTGTTAACTAACTAAATTGTTAATTAAATTATCTCAGGATCCGTCGGGATAAAAATATTGTGTATTATCTTCAACGTCCCAAATGGggcaaaaactgtttgaatcaacgttgtttccatgtaatttcaacaTGAACATTCaacgtgatgacgttgaatcatcTCGGAAAACTGACTGGATTTGAAAAAGGACAAGGAATTtcgtctctttttttttttactcaacttTTTAACATTCAATCCAACGACACGGTGAACTTTGCTTTTGATTTCACGTCGAATTCACATtatttgacaactcaaccaaatgtaaatcaaaagacgctaaactgacgtctgtgcccagtggatcTCTTCTATTCAACATGGGGATTGCAAGTTTACATAAGGATTCATATCAACTTGTTTATTTGGTAATATTATGACCTTCGTTTGATTAAAATATGGTTTAATCATCTCACTATAAATAATTATGACACACACAAAACACGTTTATATTTAAATACAATTTATTATAACTATATGTCGATAAATTAACATATGTTAATATGTCTACTCAGGATATAGGAAGTTGTTATTGAGCTATTACGGATACTTATGCTTTGACGATACACGCATACATCACGCATACGCTCAAATATGCATAGGCACACATACAATTTTATAATATACTATGCAAATATTCACATATGTACAAAACGCATTCCAATATAATACACTACATTTTCAGGAAAACATAACTTcaatgaaaaatacagatgtCACAATTACGTTTCGAAATTAGATATGGAAAAGAAAAACCCCAATTAACAAAAATGTCAATTAAAATGATTGTCAATATGTCAACGAAATTATAAATGCAATCATAGGTTGACAAACCTAAAAACGAGTTATTTTTTGTGATGCGTTGATAGTTGGTCGTGTATTTATCATATCAATATAACATTTTACATACATTTATCTATTTACCTTTTTACAATACTCTGCAGTAGTTATGCGCACACAGTGAATTGTATTAGACCTTTCAGATTAGACGGCCAGAAGAAACATATTACACATATAGAAGACGTGTTCAAAGACCATGACATTACAGTCAAAATAAAATCCCCTTTGGAAACGGGTCACAccatcatgattaggtgatttgGTATGTGTATATTGTACACCAGTAGCCCTACATTACAGAGTGAAGTGACTGTCTACCCCACTCTTTTGGCAGGTACTTAAATCCGAACGGAATGTGTACAAATTCTCGAACTCTCGGTAATGGATTCGGGGACGTTCTAAGTATTGCTACAGTATTCTAGATGTAGTCTGAATATTCTAACTGTACTCTGGACCAGAGAATTCATCTACAGAGGCGAGTGTTTGTGCTCTAAACGGGTCGAACCCTCCATTCTCATCCACCACCACAGGCAAGCAGTCCCCTGCTGAACTATAGCCCTTCTTCTTGCCTCTCCGCTCCTCCATTTTCATGGTATCACACAGACCCTCGGGTTCATCATCGTCCACCAACAGGTTATCTCTCTCAGAGTAGGACGGTTTCATTTGGCACACGTTGCGGAGGAACAGAAGGGCCGGAGCGTACAGGACGTTGACGAGGCCCATGCCCAGGTTGAGTTGGACAAACCCATAGTTGTGCACTATATTTCCCGCCACGATAGGACCCATGGCATAGGCGACAGAATAGGAGATGTCAGCTAAAGCGTAGACGCTGCCGTACACGGACACGTGACGCACGTCGACCAGAAAGGCAAGAGTTGGCAACAGGGCGGTGTCCACGAGAGCGATGCCGAAACATATGCCGCACAACGGGGCGATTAACTGGCCGAATGTTTTGCATGCTGGAATGGTGCACGAGCTGGCCCCGATAATGACCATACCTAAGGCTCCATAGAACCACTGCAGGTTGGGGTACTTAGCAGCCAGTTTGACGGTCATGTAGACACCCAGAACATGTGGGAAGAAAGCAGGCAGCCAACATAATCCCATTTCCCACTTAGTTGAATGCATGGTGCTCTCCATCCAGTTGGCTATGGTGGGCTCCAGAAAGGCCAGCgggatattacacactgtcaggGCACCTGCCACAACAGCTATGTAGGGGTCAACCATTAGTTTGTAGATGGGGGTACCCACCGGCATATTGTCTCTAGTCCTGTTCGAGAACGGCTTGATCACTGTCAAGAGCAGAATCCCGTCTATAAGGCAAACCACGGCGAGAACGATAAACGGTACTCTTTTACCTGCAAACTCGTACAGGATACCCCCAAAGGGTGGCGCTACCAGGCTCCCAAAAGAGATGAACGCCAGGGCGATACCGAGGGCTTTAGTTCTCTCCGATTCTTCGGTGTATTTATCTGCTATCATGGCAATTCCTGAGGTGTCCGCGAAAGCTGAGCCCAGACCTTGTAAACTACGGGCGAAAAACAGCGTCGCGTAGTTCTCAGCAAAAGCAAATATACACGTAGAGAAGAACATCACGGTTAGTCCGATTAGGAGGGGGATATCGTATCCAACACGATCTATGAAAGTTCCTGACAACGGGTTCACTAAAAGCTGCAGGATAGCCTTCGATGCAAACAGTACTCCTATTTGAACATCTAAATTGTCCCTGTTGTTTTTAGCTTGGGCTGAGCTCATTGTGGTGTTGATTGAATAATTCTGATGTATAACTAGGTGGACGTGCTCTGCTTGCTCAAGCTCTAAATCAGCAAGGTAGTCGGGAATAATCGGGACTATAACCATATAGAGCATATTGTCTAGAAGGAGAGCCACGCAGACAATGACTAAAATAATCCGTCTTTGGTGGTCGGGGGCTTTCATTTTGTTGCCAAACTGTTTGGTTTTTTCTCCCATCTCGGACAGTTTTACAGCGGCTGATTTGGCCAGCCCGGAGGACCCCCCTGTATCCATGATGATCTGCTATTGTTGTTGTCAATACAAAACGGCAGTGTtgttttcttctcctctctcgtctctgcTCTCTTATACAGAAATCTCAGCACTACAGATAATACTATCCTTGAACATTTACGTAGCTGTTTCTTGGTTCACTTACGCGGTGCGAAAGACAAAAGGGTAGCAGGCTTGGAACTTTCCTCCGTGTGATTTTCTGACAGCGCGCGATGCTGCGGGCTTCATCGGTGGTTGGTCTTGTTTCACCCCCCTTGCGCTCACATTAGGCGCTGTTTCATGGTCCAGAGTAGTGAAGTGGTGAAATATTTTGTGCTCTTCTCTACACGGTGTAAAGACTTCAACCTCTAATACTCCATGTCAAGTTTCTATGGAAACGTTTTTAGAAGTTGTTATGGAACTTGGGACCCTATATGTCCGATTCCAATGCTCatatctcctactgtatcaccTGTAGCACGTTTGTGTTCCGTTCTGAGATCAGGAATGGCTTCGTTGCCATTGGTACTTACGCATTGACTCGCAGGTCTGTCGATATTTTTTGGGGTTtattttcccccctctctctcaatttcacCAAGGGCTGTGACGCATCACCAACTTGGCCCCAAGTGGATCCTTTGCCAGTTGCGTCCTTTATGCTAATTCAGAAAATTGCATTAGTGAGCGTCATCACGACTCCTCCATACACGAGCGCAGGAAAGCCCTCCCAGCAGTACACACTGCTTAACCCTTGAGTTTCCTGAAGTACTTAAACGTATATTCCGTAACATTCCATATGTTGAGGCCTACATTGTAAGCCTAATATCAATGATTGAACGTGTCACTGTTTCTTTACAATTCTTTAATCACCATAGATTAATATACTGGCAATATAGAGGATATCTGGAAAATAACTAATATATGTCTAATTAGGCCTATGGGTATCGTTATTTAAAGGGTATCGTTATTTAAAATCGAGAAGACTAACCTTAGTTTGTGGATTTGGCTTTGTTGAAAAAAAGTATTCATTGATCCAGTCACAGCAATCTTTCCAATATAACCTAAAACATCCAAAATAAATATTGATACCTACagccattttttaaatgtaaaatatttACTACCTGACGTGTATACTTTATGTTGCCATACAGGCAATCATAGCCTATTGTCCGCTTATAttatcataatataataatatataatattgcCATATATTAAACATGAATGTAACAACATAATACTGAACctgtaaatagctgtgcagtgacgctccccatccaacctgacagagctccccatccaacctgacagagctccccatccaacctgacagagctccccatccaacctgacagagctccccatccaacctgacagagctccccatccaacctgacagagctccccatccaacctgacagagctccccatccaacctgacagagctccccatccaacctgacagagctccccatccaacctgacagagctccccatccaacctgacagagctccccatccaacctgacagagctccccatccaacctgacagagctccccatccaacctgacagagctccccatccaacctgacagagctccccatccaacctgacagagctccccatccaacctgacagagctccccatccaacctgacagagcttgagaggatctgcagagaagaatgggacaaaTAAAGGCTTGAATACTAAAATAATAAATCATGTAAATAATGTCTTTCTGTTTTttaactttttttaaataaatgtgcaaaaatatatttaaaaaaaatatatgttttcactttgtcattgtgggttattgtgtgtagattgatgagggggaaaaaaatgtatatttataatccattttagaattaaggctgtaacgtaacaaaatgtggaaaaagggaaaggaaaggggtctgaatactttccgaataaaCAGTAAATAATACGCAGCTTCACCGGTTCTTTCTTGTGTTTGGATAGTTTGTTACGTAGTTGCAGATGTACGCCTACTAGTtacacaacctggtctcagagcattttgtattattcggTATGTAAATCCGAGACAGTCCATTTAACAtgattatgtttggtatggttcataggacagatggttacttaaggcaaaaaatgAAAGGAGGGGGGTTGTtcggggtggatgggtaggtgtAGAATaagaatgtctagcaacccaaaggttgggagttcaaatctcatcatggacaactttagctaattagcaacttttcaactacttgctactttgcaactaaactacttagcatgttagctaacgcttcccataaccctaaacttaacccgtcccataaccctaaccttaataacCCTTTAACCTACTAACTCCTaaatttaaccctaaccttaactccaaGCCCCTAGCCATGGTATATTTAGCAAATTCGTgacatataatacaaattgtaatttgtatCGTATCACACGAAattggtgatggacatccacaaatgtatACATACCATAAGAAACATAtcatgggcctcccgggtggcgcagtggttaagggcgctgtactgcagcgccagctgtgccatcagagactttGGCACaactgtcgtaaccggccgcgaccgggaggtccatggggcgacgcacaattggcccagcgtcgttcgggtcagggagggcttggtcggtagggatgtccttgtctcatcgcgcaccagcgactcctgtagcgggccgggcgcagtgcgcgctaaccaaggttgccaggtgcacagtgtttcctccgacacattggtgcggctggcttccgggttggatgcgtgctgtgttaagaagcagtgcggcttggttgggttgtgtatcggaggacgcatgactttcaaccttcgtctctcccgagcccgtacgggagttgtagcgatgagacaagatagtagctactaaaaacaattggaaaccacgaaattggggagaaaaaggggtaaaaaaaaagaaacatatcAAACTAAATGAAGTGTCACGGATTTACGTACATAATAATATGTAacgctctgagaccaggttgagttACAGAGAAATGTATCGTGTGTCGTGTCATTTAATTAAAATGAAGCCCTGTCTCATCGTTACCCTCCATGCCACGTATCTTGTGCTTGCTCTGGGATGATAGTGGTTTTGGCGCCCGGATGAGCGGCGTCCCAAACGTTTCAGCACCACGGCGCAGTGAACAGCTCCCTTCCAGTGAGCAGCCAGACGGGCTCCGCATTTGGACCTGTAAAGTGATCAAATCAGTAGAATATTTCTCTACACAGCGTCAAATTCTCTCCAGATTGATATGAAGTAGAATTTAAAACGCACACGAATTAAACGACATAACCTACACTAACTGACAGTTATTTCAAACATTCTCAGGTTAAACGATTTATTATCCCACGCCAGGTCAGGAAATCCCAGAGTGTTACGTCATTCATGCACACAAAGCGAGTATTTTTCTCTGCCATAGAGCGTTGAGATTGCATAGTAACTAAATAGCCTGTTTCTGAAGGGAGCAGGCTTCAGGAGTAGGCACTTAGTTACTATACACATATACAAGACAATGGTGCAATCTAGTGGTCACTAAAAAGACTACAGTTCTATTATGTCTCATGTACAGGATGTAAGCCTTGATGTGATTGTAAGCACACTCTTTAGCACTCGTACCCGATGTGTCATGGTGCAGCCATTGGTAATGGACTAGAGTTTCAGTCCCAGAACGGAGTAGGCAGCTCCCGGCAACATTTCAAACAGGCGGGTTAGATGCTCCGCAGTTAACCCTTTtgatcaaacatgttttagaggtCTTTATAAATGCATTTGTTATTGACAATCGTCTTTTTTCAGTAACTTTCCAGAACtttccagaaatcctggatggagaatttgttttttaaaaactttttccGTCCTGATTCCAGGAATCTAACCAAGATTTCTGGAAAACTTGGGATTTCTATTATAGCAGTCTCAACTGTTCCTAGTTTGCCTGTGGCGTAGTCTTATCATCTGTGTCCACTAGATGGCGCTACACACGTGGTGATAGTACCCAGGCCTGATTGATAGGATGCAAAATCAAGGATATTACCATGCTATCAATAATCGTGTTAACATGACTATTATTAAATCCATTCAAAACCACTCACTGTTGTTAACATAAATATTTAAGCCATGAATCATAAAAACTAAAATATGTTTTAGTCAAATTTGCAGGTTTTCTGAAAATCCTGGTTGGAAGTTTCCAGATTTCCCTTCCAATTCCAATAATCTTTCAACCAAGAGTTCTAGAAAACCTTTGAATTAGGGAAAgttccagaattttgcaacccaacACACTGTAAAGAAAACATTTTAaaccaattcaaatcaaatcaaatgttatttgtcacatgcacatggttagcagatgttaatgcgagtgtagcgaaatgcttgtgcaagatgcagtagatggtatagagtacagtatatacatatgagatgagtaatgtagggtatgtaaacattataataaggagcattgtttaaagtggctccctctgctgtttcctgaagtccacgatcgtctcctttgtttaaaaaaaatattacgcTGTTGGCTGATCTAAAAGAACACTGAATAGATAGTTATGATTTAGTCTGCATAATCCTTGTGACTAAATTACCTGTCAACAAATAAGGGTGTTATTGGCACCCTAGAAAAACATCATTCTTCATCAACGGGAGTGGCTGGCTAGGGGACACTGGTCGTGCACTTGCTAAATGAATAAAGAGGATCgttttcgtcccaaatggcaccctattcactacagagtgcactacttatgaccaggacccatagggctcaggATGACAGACACCATGCCGCACCTTTCTGAggtttgagtcccaaatggcaccctattcactatacaaagcactacttttaaccaggacccatagggcaccccgatcaaagtagagcactatgtttatttatttattttacctttatttaactaggcaagtcagttaagaacaaattcttattttcaatgacggcctaggaacagtgggttaactgcctgttcaggggcagaacgacagatttgtaccttgtcagctcagggatttgaacttgcaaccttccggttactagtcca
The sequence above is a segment of the Oncorhynchus kisutch isolate 150728-3 linkage group LG25, Okis_V2, whole genome shotgun sequence genome. Coding sequences within it:
- the LOC109884087 gene encoding probable vesicular acetylcholine transporter-B, which gives rise to MDTGGSSGLAKSAAVKLSEMGEKTKQFGNKMKAPDHQRRIILVIVCVALLLDNMLYMVIVPIIPDYLADLELEQAEHVHLVIHQNYSINTTMSSAQAKNNRDNLDVQIGVLFASKAILQLLVNPLSGTFIDRVGYDIPLLIGLTVMFFSTCIFAFAENYATLFFARSLQGLGSAFADTSGIAMIADKYTEESERTKALGIALAFISFGSLVAPPFGGILYEFAGKRVPFIVLAVVCLIDGILLLTVIKPFSNRTRDNMPVGTPIYKLMVDPYIAVVAGALTVCNIPLAFLEPTIANWMESTMHSTKWEMGLCWLPAFFPHVLGVYMTVKLAAKYPNLQWFYGALGMVIIGASSCTIPACKTFGQLIAPLCGICFGIALVDTALLPTLAFLVDVRHVSVYGSVYALADISYSVAYAMGPIVAGNIVHNYGFVQLNLGMGLVNVLYAPALLFLRNVCQMKPSYSERDNLLVDDDEPEGLCDTMKMEERRGKKKGYSSAGDCLPVVVDENGGFDPFRAQTLASVDEFSGPEYS